DNA sequence from the Gemmatimonadales bacterium genome:
GTTCGCGACGACCAGCGTCGCCGGAAGGGAGTCATCGGCGCCGTGCTGGTGCTCATCGGGCTGCCGGTCGTGCTGGCCCTGGTGGAGGCCGTGTCGTTCTACGCGACCAATCGAAGCAACGGCACGATCGTGTCCTCGGGGATCGAGCGCGAATATCTGCTGTACGTCCCAAGCAGCTACGACCGTACCAAGCCGACGCCGCTGGTCATCAGCTTGCACGGGGGTGCAATGTGGCCAGCCGCTCAAAGGGAAGTAGATCGGTGGGACCGGGTCGCCGACGAGCACGGATTCATTGTGGTCTACCCGTCCGGTGTGAGCGGGCGCGGGCCCAGGGCCTGGCGTGCAAGCGGCGGACCCGGCTCGATACGGGAAGTCCGGTTCATTTCGGAACTGATCGACACGCTGCGGGCGAGCTACAACATCGACTCGACTATGGTCTATGCGAACGGACTGTCCAACGGCGGAGGCATGTCGTTTGTGCTCTCGTGCACGCTTTCAGACCGGATCGCGGCGGTTGG
Encoded proteins:
- a CDS encoding PHB depolymerase family esterase, translated to MLVLIGLPVVLALVEAVSFYATNRSNGTIVSSGIEREYLLYVPSSYDRTKPTPLVISLHGGAMWPAAQREVDRWDRVADEHGFIVVYPSGVSGRGPRAWRASGGPGSIREVRFISELIDTLRASYNIDSTMVYANGLSNGGGMSFVLSCTLSDRIAAVGVVGTAIFLPWSACTDRRAVPMIAFHGTADSAARYHGGKSWVAPGTFPDIPRWVARWAARNRCSPEPVDSAVAVDVIRRAYTRCADSAAVVLYTILEGGHTWPGGKPMPEWFVGITTNSIDASSLMWAFFRERRLREAQTAARLK